CTTTGATAGAGAATAGTCTTAAAAAATTTTGTCCGGGAAGTTTGGAAGACCATACAATATTTTCATTAGCACTCCATTGCCATTGCAATCCTAGTTTTTTTTCATCAAATTCATCAGTTTCCGGAGGAGTGGAAATAGGATAGTATTGTCCAATATCAGGCTTTTTATATGTTAAAACAGGTTCGCCAATCCCGTTTTTATTATGATCAATCCCCATTACCGGCCAGTCTTTTTCCCATTTCATAGGCTGCAGGTGAATAATTCTTCCTCCGGCATCCACATCCTGAAAATGATAAAACCAGTCTTCACCAGATGGAGTATCTACCCAGGCTCCCTGATGAGGTCCGTTGATGGTTGTTAAACCTTGTTCCAATATTATTTTCTCTTCATAAGGGCCATAAATATTTTTTGATCTTAGTGCGAGTTGCCATCCTGTCGCCACACCTCCAGCAGGGGCAAAAATGTAATAGTAGCCATTTCTTTTATACATTTTAGGACCTTCAATGGTAGGATGTGCATCATGACCATCAAAGATATGGATGCCTTTATCCAGAACTTTTGTTCCTTCAGGATTCATTGTATTAAGAGTTAAAATACTTTTTACTCCGGCACGGCTTCCTGCCCAGCCATGAATAAGGTAAGCATTTCCGTCTTCGTCCCAGAACGGGCATGAATCTATTAATCCTTTTCCTTCCATTACCAACAAAGGTTTTTCCCAAGTTCCCAGAGGATCTTTGGTTTTCACCATGTAAATTCCAAAATCCGGATCACCCCAATAAATATAGAATTCCCCTTTATGAAATCTTATGCTTGGTGCCCAGACTCCATCACCTCTTTTTGGAGTGGCAAAATGTTCCAGAGGAAGGATGTCCTGAATAGCATAATTAACCAGTTTCCAGTTGATCATATCTTTGGAATGCAGGATGGGAAGTCCCGGAGCTTCATTGAAACTGGACGCAGTCATATAATAATCACTGCCAACACGAATAACGTCCGGATCTGAGTAGTCTGCATACAGAACCGGATTTCTGTAATTTTTTCCCTGATCAGCGGTCCAGACTTCAGAAACAGAGTTTTTTTCCTGTCCCTGAAGATAACCTGATGCTACTGAACTTGCCGTAATGGCAATGATATTTAAAATATTTTTCGTCTTCATACAATCAATTATACTTTACCTGTCTTATCACCCCATGTCAAGGTTTTAAACCTTGACATGGATGGAGTACGGCTTCTCAATCCTTTTTATTTTTCAAATTCTAAACTCGCCAGGATAAAAGGGCCGGTTCCCTTTGGATCGTTGGAACGAATTTCTTCATTTACGTAATATTCATAAGAGCCGCTTCTGTAAGGTGTTCCGCCTAATCCTGCCACTGCACAGCATTTATTCAAGCTTACCACACCGTTTTCATCTACAGTGATTAAGTTTTTGATAATGCCTTCATATCCTTTTTTTGCGTAAGCTTTATATGATTGGGGCAAATATCCTTGGTTTACAGATTTTATCATGGTGTATACAAACATGGATGAACCTGTGGCTTCCAGATAATTTCCTTTTTCTCCTCCTTTATCCAGTACCTGATACCAAAGTCCTGTTTTGGAATCCTGCACTTTGATAACAGCATCAGAATAAGATTTTAAGTAAGAAATCAGCTTTGTTCTTCCTGGATGATTCTTAGGCAAATAATCCAATACATCCACCATAGCCATTCCGTACCAGCCCATCGCTCTTGACCAGAAGTTGGGTGAGAGTCCTGTTTCTTTGTCTGCCCATTGCTGTTGACGGCTTTCGTCCCAAGCATGATAAAGGAGACCTGTTTTCTTGTCTAAAAGGTGCTTTTGAATCAGGTCAAACTGATTGATGATATCATTATAAGCTTTTTCATCTTCTTCTCCTTTTGAGAAATATTGGGTGTAGTGCGCGTAAAATGGTTCTCCCATATATAATCCGTCCAGCCACATCTGGTTGGGATAAATTTTCTTATGCCAGAATCCGCCTTCTGAGGTTCTGGGCTGGCCGTCAATCTGAGAACGCAGGGTTTGCAGGGCTTTTAAATATTTATCTTTTTTCTCCTGCTGATAGAGGTAGAGAAGAACATTTCCACAATTCAGCATATCGATATTGTATTTGGAAAGATCATAAGAAACGATGCTTCCATCTTCTTTTACCATTGTGTCACCAAAGGTTTTGATATATTGATAATATTCTTTGTTTCCTGTTTTTTCATATAATCTTTCTGCACCTTCCAGTACGATTGCTGTCGGATAGCTCCATTTCGGGGCTTTGTTGTAGTCCAGCATCCAGGCTTCAGGGAAACGTTTTATTTCAGAAAGAAGCATTCTTTGAGACCAGGGAAGCTTTTCAGAAATTTTCCTGTTTGTTTCCGATTGTATTTCTGATGATAGGTTTTGCAATGGTTTTTGAGCACAGGAAAAAAAGAATCCGGAACATACGGTTGCAAGTGCATAGATTTTAATAGAATGGTTGATAAAGTTCATGATTTTAAACTTTAAAGTTGATGAGTTTTATCGAGAATATCCAGCTTTTTATCCAGATCCTGATAAAAAGACTCTTCGGTTGTTAAGCCATTGGGTTCCTGAGACCAGGCTCCCATAAAGTAATAGGATACATTTTTAGTTTTTTTGAAAATGATGGTATGGGTAGATTTTGTTTTTACATATTTGTCGAAGCTGTCAAGAGGGTAGAAGATTGCCATTCCCAGATTGTCTTCTTTTTTCGCCAGAGTCTGCTGTCCATAAGTAGCAATATAGGCCCATTTTTTATTTTTACTGATTCCTTGTTTCATTGGGATGTCTTCGAAGGCAACGATTCCGGTACAAAGACCTGAAAGGCTGCTGTTCAGATTAAGATCTACTTTTACGAAACGGTCTTTGGGAAAAATCGTCAGTTTTGATTGCAGATCTACGGCATCACCCCAGGTTTTCCAGCCTTGGTAGTTAATAAGGGTATAAGACTGATCTTTTTCATTGATTACTTTTGCGGTTGTACTTTTTACGATTTTAAAGGTTTCAACATAATCATTCTGATCATCATATCTTCCATAAGAGCCAATTCCGATGGTACGGCCGGATTTCAGAATATCCTGACCCCATGGAGCATCATGATGATAAGATTCAAAGCCGTCTTGTCCCACTTCCGGAAGTACAAGTCCTGTTACTTTCTTACCGAAAATGTCTGTAGCATTTCTCCAGTCCAGATAGAGCCTGTAGCCGATCTGGTTGTTTTCAAGACCGATTCCTTCATATCTTATATAAGAAGAGTGATCTGTATGAGCTTCAGGAATGGTAAGTTCCTGAACATTTTTGAAAGCTCCTCCGATATATTGACTGCCTTGCCATTTTCCGCCTTCTTTTACAGACAGTTCAGCATACGAAAATGGTGCTTTGGGGTTTTTCTTAATGGCTTCAACTACAGAAGTCTGTGCTGATAAATTTGTGCTGATAAAAGCTCCTGCTATGACTATTTTAAATAAACTAAGTTTCATATTTTTCCTGTTTGGGTTACCGATTTCTGATTAAGAGTTTTCATGGTTAATAGTTTTATTCATCGGTTATTTTACGGACAATATCATTTATGTACACTTCTATATTGTCGTAGTTTTTATCCAGATCTCTGCCGTTGGCATTGGCTGTTTTGGGGTTTAAAAGATGTTTAATTTCCCATTCATCCGGCATTCCGTCATTGTCTGAATCGGGGAGGGGGGATGACTGTTTTAAAAGTGGAAATCCGCCTGTATCATTTTGCGAATCAATGATTCCATTTTTACTTCCTTTTGAACCTTTATAAGTAAAGCTTCCGGTTTCAATATCTTTTATAACATGAAGATCAACGGCATC
The window above is part of the Chryseobacterium sp. MA9 genome. Proteins encoded here:
- a CDS encoding glycoside hydrolase family 105 protein, whose amino-acid sequence is MNFINHSIKIYALATVCSGFFFSCAQKPLQNLSSEIQSETNRKISEKLPWSQRMLLSEIKRFPEAWMLDYNKAPKWSYPTAIVLEGAERLYEKTGNKEYYQYIKTFGDTMVKEDGSIVSYDLSKYNIDMLNCGNVLLYLYQQEKKDKYLKALQTLRSQIDGQPRTSEGGFWHKKIYPNQMWLDGLYMGEPFYAHYTQYFSKGEEDEKAYNDIINQFDLIQKHLLDKKTGLLYHAWDESRQQQWADKETGLSPNFWSRAMGWYGMAMVDVLDYLPKNHPGRTKLISYLKSYSDAVIKVQDSKTGLWYQVLDKGGEKGNYLEATGSSMFVYTMIKSVNQGYLPQSYKAYAKKGYEGIIKNLITVDENGVVSLNKCCAVAGLGGTPYRSGSYEYYVNEEIRSNDPKGTGPFILASLEFEK
- a CDS encoding glycoside hydrolase 43 family protein, whose amino-acid sequence is MKTKNILNIIAITASSVASGYLQGQEKNSVSEVWTADQGKNYRNPVLYADYSDPDVIRVGSDYYMTASSFNEAPGLPILHSKDMINWKLVNYAIQDILPLEHFATPKRGDGVWAPSIRFHKGEFYIYWGDPDFGIYMVKTKDPLGTWEKPLLVMEGKGLIDSCPFWDEDGNAYLIHGWAGSRAGVKSILTLNTMNPEGTKVLDKGIHIFDGHDAHPTIEGPKMYKRNGYYYIFAPAGGVATGWQLALRSKNIYGPYEEKIILEQGLTTINGPHQGAWVDTPSGEDWFYHFQDVDAGGRIIHLQPMKWEKDWPVMGIDHNKNGIGEPVLTYKKPDIGQYYPISTPPETDEFDEKKLGLQWQWSANENIVWSSKLPGQNFLRLFSIKVAEGEKNLWNVPNLLTQKFPAPNFAASTKVKLTPEDAKEGKTAGLLIMGLDHASLVITNKPDGYYLQLRKAEKADKGGEEKILFETQLKNNEAYLKVNVNEPNGLCQFSYSENGKNFIKAGEIFQAKPGKWIGAKVGLYSISTAKAPRGGYADFEWFRITKK
- a CDS encoding DUF4861 family protein, which encodes MKLSLFKIVIAGAFISTNLSAQTSVVEAIKKNPKAPFSYAELSVKEGGKWQGSQYIGGAFKNVQELTIPEAHTDHSSYIRYEGIGLENNQIGYRLYLDWRNATDIFGKKVTGLVLPEVGQDGFESYHHDAPWGQDILKSGRTIGIGSYGRYDDQNDYVETFKIVKSTTAKVINEKDQSYTLINYQGWKTWGDAVDLQSKLTIFPKDRFVKVDLNLNSSLSGLCTGIVAFEDIPMKQGISKNKKWAYIATYGQQTLAKKEDNLGMAIFYPLDSFDKYVKTKSTHTIIFKKTKNVSYYFMGAWSQEPNGLTTEESFYQDLDKKLDILDKTHQL